agaactaaaataaaaaaaaaaggggcaaagattttaaaatataaaattctattcCAAACGGAGTAGTATAATTCCCaataaaatttgtagttaGGCAAATCCTCAAGTCGATTTTGAATTTCCTTGGCGTAAAATCATGTCCATGCCCTCTCTACCTCTCTTCATTTCGTGTCCTTTCCTCGACCGTCCACACCTTTTAAAATTCCTGCCCAAGACTTTCCCAAAGTCCAAAAAGATTTCTCTCCTACCCCGCTCTCCGGGTGTTGTAGCGTCATTCCCCCATCTTGATGGCTGAAACCCGCGAAAACCCAATGGCCGCCGCCCTCATCGAGCGCTGCGAAATCGCGCCGTCGCCGGACACGGTGGCGGAGCTAACTCTTCCCCTTCTCCACTTCGATATAACTTGGCTCTACTTCCACCCTGTTAAGCGTCTCCTCTTTTACGGTTTCCCTTGTTCGAAACACCAGTTCTTGGAAACCATCGTTCCCAAACTCAAGGAATCTCTCCTCCGAACCCTCAATCATTTCCTCCCCCTGGCCGGAAACATTGTTCACCCCATCAAATCTGGCAGACCCTTCTCCCGATTTGTCGTAGGAGACTCGGTTACGCTTACCATCGCTGAGTGCAATAAAGACTTCAAGCACCTAACGGGAAACCACCCCAGAGTCTCCGACGAGTTGTACGCCTGCGTCCCTCAGCTCCCGCCGGCGAAGCACTCTTCAGATGCCGTCATATTACGCGTTTTAGCTCTGCAAGTGACGCTGTTTCCTGGACACGGCGTTTGTTTGGGCTTCACCAACCACCACTCCATCGGCGATGCCAGCACCATCGTCCGTTTCATCAAAGCCTGGGCCTCCGTCAACCGATTCGGCGGCGACGCGAAGCTGATAGATGAGAAGTCACTGCCCTTTTATGACAGAACCGCGGTCGCAGATCCTGATGGACTGGATTCCTCATATTGGGACCTCTTGAAGAGATCCAGCTCCGTGGAGCCTCGCCGTCTCTCCTTCCCTCTCAACAAAGTCCGGGCGACTTTCGTCATCAGGAAAGACGATATCGAGAAGCTAAAAGCCTTTCTCCTGAGGAGAAGGCCCGAAATGCACATCACCGCGTTCACAGTGACCTGTGCCCTGGTCTGGGTCTGTCTCGTCAAAGCAGAGGCCGGGGCTGTGCCGGACGACGAGCCTGAATACTTCGGCTTCGCCGCGGACTGCCGCGGACGGCTGAATCCGCCTCTGCCGGCGACATATTTCGGCAACTGCCTGGCGTTTGTCAAGGCGGAGTCAACGCACGGGTTGTTGAGAGGAAAGGAAGGGTTCTTGGTTGCGGCGGAGAGCCTGGGACTGGCTATACAGAAGACTGTGTATAACGAGAAGGGAATTCTTGATGGGGCGGAGGATTGGCCGGTGGAGTTCCGGAAACTAATCGGAAAGCGGCTTTTTGGGGTTGCAGGGTCGCCGAGATTCGATCTCTACGACGCGGATTATGGCTGGGGAAGGCCGAAAAAGTTCGAATCCCCTTCCATCGACGCGGAGACATCCATGTCCCTGTGCAAATCCAGGAACTTCGAGGGTGGATTAGAGTTTGGCCTGTCCAGGACCAAGAAGAAACTGGATTCATTTGCAGCTGTTTTCACCGAAACATTAAGGAATCTGTGAAGTTTCTAATACTGAATTTTTTGgcatttcttctttatttgatGGACGATTGAAAAGAACACGTCCAAATTCTAATCTCAACTGAAATTTTCCGGGCACTTCATTCGTCATCTGAAATTGTCGTCGTACAATTGCTGCATCAACTATCAGGTAATATTCTGCACATTCACTAGATCAAGAAGACCCGTGTACTTAGGTTCTTAGACTTGACTACGCATCTTTTGACAGATGAGAATTACTATGTAATCTGTTCAATATGTACATATGACTTTGCTTGGTGACAATCCCGACACTGCTTTGCTGCTGTATGGTTTTTTTCAAGTGTTGGATGTCAATTCAGTCACGTTAAGCCTTCAAATTCCGGTGCAATTAGTCTACAAAATCCGTTGCATACTCCGAGAAGTGCAGTAAAAGTTTTCCCCATTCATTTCACTCTGATaattgtggtttgaaaaatgaatttagtaCTCAGACATACGTCCCTGTCTAGTaaatatttgtcaaaattgAGTTCAAATTGGAATTTCTTGTGTCGggaaaactattataaaattccATTCAAATGCTTTCTTACGTGGCTGACGTATTAAATGTGTATTGTTGTCAATGTAAGAAAGGAAAcgaaaggaaaagaataagaaaaatgtGGGTTCATTTGGAAACGACAGGGTTCTGAGAATGGGTCACATCTACTTCGCCCTACATTACCAAGTCTCTGATACAATAGATTCTTTtgacaagaaaatatgaatgaaaaatttgcTTTTTGTCCAAAATGCCGCAGTAGACTACAATTAATATGTTTGCATAGTATTGTTACTCCAACTCCTCCGACAGGGGATGGAATGTGTGAGTTCTGGTAGGTTTGGTCGGACTTTATAATTGACTGTGGTGGTCGGATTCCAACGCGCGATGCACATTagttaattttagtaaaatttgagGCCATACCACTTCATCTCGAACCGCTATAAttggatttttaatttagtgagGTTTTATGCTCTTAAAAGTTATGAATTTGAACTTTATGGATACAtgggattttgttttattataacaatagATGTTGATTTGATCTTAGATATtgtttagatataatttatctgaTATTATCGATTAAGGTACGATTGTTCTAGCTGTTTttgttatacatatatatatatatattcgataaaaatgattgtaatcgatttatttaaagaaagaaaaaagaaaaatgaaaactcaCCTTGCCCCACTCCGAAACTACACCCACCAcgattgaataaaaaataataatttaaatagattgaatacattcaaataaatattagtgacagtgaattttgactaaatatatctataaaaattattcgaGATGAATGTAGACGATTGTAGATCCATacccaataatttatatatgaacATGTCCCATTAGGCTGGATTTGATACAACTCCCAACTGTAGTTGTCATCCCTACTCATGGGGCCACAAAACAGtggaaatttgaaaaaggaaaaaattcttcgaattaaaagaattaaaatttttcttcttattttgatCACTTTGAAAATTATTCTTGTTATAATCACTTTGTAGCACATCTAACGTAACAACTCTTTGTTATTGAATAATtcgataaatacaaaatagtcCGGCCATAGTGGACTATTAGGAGTAAAAAATGTgttaatatttacataaaaattcattcataATGTACACAATTGATAGGTATATATACACCAaataagagagagaaaataattacttCTAACAAACTGCCTATGTGGATAACAACCTAACAAACTACTTATAACAATAGCCgaaaaacataacaagaaGAAACcgacaaaaataaataggtCGTTGTTCTGGAGGTCGCTGGTGAGATGGTGCTGGTGGAGGTCGCTGGTGAGATGGATGTTCAGGTCGCTACAGCCCCCCCTCAAGATGGAGCCGAGGAAGCAAGGCCCAACTTGCAAAGTAAACGTCCGAAATCAGCAGCAGGGATGGACTTTGTGAAAAGAAGAGCGACCTAATCGGATCCACGAATGTGAGAAGGAGAGATGAAATTGAGTTTGAACTGATATCTAACAATGTGACAGTCAATGTCGAGGTGTTTGGTGCGCTCGTGAAGGGGGTGGGCAGCATTGTTGTCGCACCAGAAGGGGATGGGCAGCGAAACGGAGAGATGGAGGTCGTGCAACACATAGGAGATTCAGAGGAGCTCGCAAACAGAAGAGGCCATGCTGCGATACTCGGCCTCAGCTGATGAACACGAGACGGTGGCTtatttcttggtcttccaAGAGATGAGCGACGACCCAAGAAACACACAGAATCCGATAACTGATCGTCGAGAGTCAGGGCAAGAGGCCCAGGACGCATCAGAGTAAGCACTAAGAGTCTGGAAGGTAGTGGAGGGAAAGAAAAGACCGATGGACCCGTTAGATAACGAAGAACATGAAGGGTTGCATCACAGTGAGAAGAGTGAGGTGCCTGGAGGAATTGACTGAGTTGTTGGACAGCAAAAGAGATGCCAGGTCGTGTAAAATCGAGATATAGGAGGGGACCTACAAGCCGCCGAAAACAATCTGATCACCAAGTAGGGAATCGTCATCTTGCTCTAATTTGAGATCTGGCGATAGCAGGGTAGAAACAGGTCTGACATCAAGTATTAAGGTGTCAGCCAGAATGTCCTGCAAGTATTTACATTGGGTGAACTATAGGCCATGCAAAGAGCAAGCGAGTTCGAGCCCAAGAAAGTACTTAGCCGGTCCGAGGTCTTTGATGGTGAATAAGCGATCAAGATAGGCCTTAACAGAATCCAGAGCAGAAAATGACGACCTAGTGAGGAGGATGTCATCAACATAGACAAAAAAGGCAGTGAGTTCGCTTGAGGTTCGCTTGAATGTTCATGGCTCGACTGTTTGAAACCAAAAGCCAGCAACTGGTTGGTAAGGTCTGAATTTTCACTGTCTGGAGGCCTGTTTGAACTCGTAAAGCGATCTTTATAGCTTACAAACTTGTCTGGCAGGAACGCCAAGGAGGCATTCAGGGGGATCCAAATAAACATCCTCCTCCAGAAAACCATGGAGGAACGCATTGTTGATATCCAGTTGTGCCAAGGGCCATGAATTGGAAGCTGCCAGTGCGAGGAAGATTCGTACAGTAGTAACCTTAGCGACTGGTGAGAATGAAGCAAAGTAGTCCACCCCCTCAATCTCAGTATAACCCTTCACCACCAAATGAGCCTTATAGCGATAAATGGTCCCATCAGGATGAAACTTCAGCTTATAGACCCACCGTGAGCCGATGGTACGTTTTCCAGGTGACAAGGTCGTTAAGATCCAAGTTCTGTTTGCAGCCAGTGCCTCCAGCTCCTTAGACATAGCCTCCACCCAATTCCTGTCCTTACAAGCCTGCAAATAACTGTAAGGTTCCTGTAAAGCAGATAAGTGAACAACAAAATCTAGAATGTGCAGCGGAGTACGAAGTTGAGATACAGGAAAGTGAGGGTGCagttgtaattgtaatttaatagcCAGGAAAGCCTACAGTGAAGTTGCTAAGATCTACGAAGTGGAACATAGGTGGGAGAGCTTGGCATTGCATCAAGAGTAGAGGGAGTGACCACGGTCGGTGCAGGAGAGGTCGCTAGGCCGCTCAAGGGAGTAGGAGGATCGAGGTCATCAACAGGAAGTGGTAGGGCAATAGGATCAGAAGGTGAGGTAAAGTTGGAATAAGGGAAGATTTGCTCATGAAATACTACATCCCTACAGGTAAAAAGGTCATGAGAGTTAAGATCGCAAACTTTGTAGGCCTTTTTGGTTTGGGAGTAGCCAAGAAAGATACATTTCATGGCacgtttatcaaattttttcttgtgagGCAAAGTGTTGGTAACGAAGCACAGACAACCAAATCTGCGGAGTCGTGTCAGGTCGGGTCGTCTATGATAGAGGATTTCATAAGGGCACTTTCAGTCAAGGATAGAAGTAGGTAGTCTGTTGATGAGATAGGTGGCTGTGAGAATGGCTTTCCCCCAAAACTGAGTGGGTAAATGTGATTGGAATAGAAGAGCCCTAGCAGTCTCTATAATATGCTTATGTTTACGGTCTACGACCccattttgttgaggggtATAAGGACATGAAGTCTGGTGTATAATTCCAAGGGAGTTAAATAGCGAGCTACATTGTTCGTTAACAAATTCTGATCCATTATCTGATCGAATATATTTCACAGAGGCATGAAAGTGAACTTTGATCATATTTAGGGTCAGTGTTTGAGGAACCTGGGACTTATATTTGATTAAGAAGGTCCAGGTCGCACGACTATAGTCGTCTACAATAGTAAGGAAGTAATGACACCAGGTTAGCTACCTAAGGGAGCTAGGTCCCCAGAGATCCGTGTGTAAGAGTTCAAAAATACTAGCAGAGTAAGTGGTACTAAGAGTAAAGGGCAAATGATGCTGCTTGGCCATAGGGAAAATATCACACTGATCATTGATAGAAGaaacatcaaatttaataaattggatgTGTTTAAGTACATTGGATGAGGGATGACCGAGTCTTCTATGCTATAACGATGTATTACAAATTTGAGCAGAATGACAAGAATTAATCACAAGAGGACTAAAGGATGAAACATCTATAAAGTAAAGATTCCTGACCCGGTTTCCCACAGCAATGGTCTTCTTAGTCCTCTGGTCCTGAAATATACAACAAGAAGCGTGAAAAACAACCACAATAGTGAAGAGCAGATCTTAGGAACTGAAAGcaagttaaatttaaaagaaggCACCAGCAACACATTGGTGAGAGTGAAGTTTTTGTCTAAGGTGATGGTCCCGGAATGGGTAACTTGCTTGGTGGAACCATCCGGAAGATGTATTTGAGTAGGATGTGAGATAGGGGTTAGATTTTCAAGGGGACAAGAGTTATCGCACATATGATTAGGGAATTTAAACAGTTAGCTCCAGAACTCATAAGGGCAATATCCGTACCTGTGAATTCATCTAAGCGACCTCCTCCTATCTGTGCGACCTCCCCCATCTGGCCTTCCAGACTGCATGCTAGTTCGCATAAGCTTAAGCAGTTCCTCCTTAGCATCAGGTCGCGACAGTGTCTCCTTTCGGGTTGCTACTTCCGCTGCCAACCCACGCGTTACGCGTGTATCTCTTTTGCGTTTATCCACCAGCTCCTTGTACCATTCAGGCGTTCCATGAAGTTTAAAACAGGTCTCCCTGCTATGTCTTGCTCTGTCACAGTACGAGCAGTGCTGGATTTGCTTGTCCGGCGGAATATACCGTCTCTTGTCAGGTCGCAGGCCTCCCTTAACATTCAATGTCGCGTTCTCACCACTATTTGCGAGCTCCATCTGAACACGTCTTTATTTTTCCATGCTTTGTATCATGGAGTATGTTTTGTTTATGGAGGGTACAAGATCCATGACCAGCAATTGTTGTCTCACCCCATCGAACGCCTCATTAAGTCCCATAAGGAACTGCATGATTGAGTGAAGGCTGCCGTCTCAGCCACGGCCCCCAAGCCCCACAAGTGCACCCATTGCAAGTGCATTGCGGCATCGTCTTCAGCTCTCCCATTTCATCCACAGGTGTTTCATGTTGGTGAAATATGTAGATAGGGAGGAGGAACCTTGTGTCATAGAGCATATCTGCCGCTGTAGTTGGTACAACTGTGGCCCATTACATTCGCCGTATCGCTGCTCAAGATCTAACCATAAACTCCTGAAGGATTTTGTGTACATAAAAGCCTCCACAATGTCTTTGGAGATGGACTTGAGGATCCATGTGGTCACCATGCTGTCCACTCTAATCCACTGTTCAGAAAACGAGTCATCAATATTTGGTTTGATGGAAGTGCCATTGATAAATCCCAGCTTCATCTTGGCACGTAGAGCTCTCTTGATCCCGAAACTCCAGTTGAGGTAGTTGTTGCCGGTCAGGGGTGCACTAACCAAAACCATCCCAGGATGGTCAGAACCACAAAGTTGCAATTTCTCCGGTAATGGGTTACCCCGCATCTCCGCCATCGCCGATACCATTCAAAAACACAACGCAAAAGGACTCTCAAACGCCAGAAATTGTGTATGTAGAGACCTTCAAatgaaggctctgataccatgtcgAATAATCTAATAAACACAAAATAGTCCGGCCATAGTGGACTATTGGGAgtaaaaatgtattaatattcacataaaaatCCATCCATAATGTACTCCATTGATGGGTATATATACACcaaacaagagagagaaaataactACTTCTAACAAACTACCTATGTAAATAACAACCTAACAAACTACTGACAACAATAATCGGAAAACATAACAAGaggaaaatgacaaaaataaataggtCGTTGTTCTGGAGGTCGCTGGTGAGATGGTGCTGGTGGAGGTCGCTGGTGAGATGGATGTTCAGGTCGCTACAGTTATCACCAAATGTAACACCCCTATCGTAAATACAATCattctcataaaaaatttacattagaTCCAATAAgacaaatcttatttttatcaatacattaattctaaattaattctacaATTTTcgtagtgatttgtgtgtgactctttagattcaccttcaattaaattttaacttgtgtcgaacaaaattaactaattaagtctaatttaattattttttttagtaaccATTATTTAGAAAGTCCATCATCATGGGTTGTGTCATAGGGGTTTTTGATGCAGTGAAATTTTTACACCCACTACGTGGCCTAGCTTCGCACGAGCTaatcaatcttttttcttacaCACTCTCATTCGTGTacaaaacttgaaaaataaggatgaaaATCACCCACAAAACATGCAAGGTAGCTAGAATTCACACAATTCAAGCAATATAACATATTACAGCCGAATGCaaccttatattttatttccaacAACTAAAATACTAGGGTCCTCAAACTTGCACCGAAAGGGAACGGATCGGCCCGGAACGCGGCGGGAGCGTGCAAAATCGGTAATTAAAATGTTAGTGGAATTAAAATCGGATCACAGTGGTGTACCCTTTGATCATTCCCGGCCTTTCAGTGTAAATTAAACGCAGAAatgcatataaaataaacaccGTGTTAGGTGGCAAATGAtaagtaaaaacaaataaaaaaagtaaccACGAAATACACATTTTCCATTCTTCTGATCGGCTACTCACATTGGCTCCAACTCCTTCTTTGAATCCGTTAGAGGATTCAAGTGTTGAACTCCTCTAAAGTATGTCCACACCAAGCTGTGGAAAGACAACTAaccttattataatttacttgaTCAGTATTACCCTCGTCAAATcccttaataaaaaaagaaaaaacaaaaactaattCTGTTCATTAATTCTTTGGGCTACGgcatgtataataataatgacaatCTTAAAAATAGCCTTCTTGAGGGTGCGTTTGGGTCTATTTGATGTTGGGCCAGATTTTGTATCATCTTCACTGGGCCTAGCAGGTGTGCAACAAGTCCAGATTGAGTGAGGCTCGTATCAGTGCCCGACCCATCTGGAACCACCTTGTCCTTACGGTCAAAGGAGGGAAAAGCACAGCAGAAATCTGTACTAGCTTGAGACGGGTGTGCGTCGCAAAAGGCGTTGCAAAATGATAACTAGTAGCCATTTCGAATGTCGTCAGAATAGCCATTGTAACTTTAACTAATATTTGTAATCGAACAACATTTGGGATGATGTTCTAAACTCGTCCCAAGTCTGCATCAAATTTGTGACAGATAAATTTCTCtcgtcataatttttttcctgaaCTGCTGCAAGAACGAGCATTTGTCCATTTACCCGTTGCAAATTAATTCGTATCTGTTCCAAAAATCCATCCCaaacaagtattttttttttttttttgtactgtTTCAAAGACATAATAATGGGGGGAGGGGGTTatgtaaaatgaaattttccaTATCCCTATACTTCCGCTGGAGAGCAACTGTTATgagtaaaattatttcatatttgagAGAAGGAACGGTGGAATACaaggaaaattttatttcggCTCCAATTGGATCAAATATagatcaattatatgacaagtaccATATATTTATCACGTGATTATTgatatagaatttaaaaaaaatgaataatcacATACCAATTATTATACAGTTACTCTATGATTGCTTCTTACAAAAGTTTTGCTGCTATACAATTAATTCTGAGTGTAAACCttaataaaagcaaaatttaacagaaaaaattaattatcgtACGTAGACACCCCCTATACTTGTGGCTGAAACAATCCTTCTAACTtgtaagaattttgaaaagattcAATTGGAGTTAACGTAACAGCATAAAGTCTACTCTACTTTTTATCTTCATTAGTATCATCAATCATAGTGCTTTGTTTTTGTAGTTCCGTACTCATGCAGCCATGTGCATACAGCTAAGGTCTATAGTAAAATCACATGCACAAAACTGAATTCTTGAAGCTTTATAATATACAGATTCCTTGCTTACATTTCTATCTAGCTTACCCAAAATTCTAGTTCAGATCCCacttcatcaaatttgaatcaattatatgataagttcaatacacttattttgtgattgatttgattcggtGAAATTTGATCTGCGTAAGAATTCTTCCTATGTTACGTGTACTAAAAGCCAAATGGATAATTGCCTCTATAAAATGAACTCCATACTCTACCAGCATACGCCATCTACCACATTAACATTCCTCCAAAAATTTTCTCTAAGTAACCAGTGTATAGTGTAATCTGATGGAGAATTTTTCTACAGAGATGGAGTTAAATTCCCTCTCTGAAGGAAAATGGTGGGGTGATGATTGCCTCCGCCATGTTGATGGCTTTTGGCTTTTGCCTCAATTTGTCGAACCCATCGATAGGGTTGTTAAGCATTTTAGGCCTCTCCCAAGTGATATAATCTTAGCTTCTTTCCCAAAAACCGGCACGACATGGCTGAAGTCCCTCCTTTTCGCCATTGTTCATCGAACCTCCAAACATCGTTTGGCGATGAAAAATCCACACGAATTGGTTCCGAATTTAGAAGTTCAAGTTTACACTGCATCCGATGAACCTCTAACGACAAATCCTTGTTCTAGACATCGGATTTTTAGCACACACATTCCCTACCAACTCCTCGCTAAAACCCTAGATTCATCCGACTGTCGCATTGTATACGTGACTAGGAACCCCAAAGACACCCTGGTCTCGACATGGTATTTCGTGAACAAGTGGAAGAAGGCGGAAAAGGAGCCGTGGCCGCTTGAAGTGGCAGCTGAAAAATTTTGTGACGGGCTCGTTCCTTGTGGACCTTATTATGATCATGTCATGGGGTACAAGAAGTTGAGTTCGGAAAAGCCTAAGAAGCTgttttttataacttatgaGGAGCTCATGAGTGATCCCATATCACATGTCAAGAACTTGGCTGAGTTCTTGGGGTGTCCCTTTGAAGGAGAACATGAAGTTGAAGAGGTTGTGAAATGTTGCAGCTTTCGAGTACTAAGTGAACATGAGGTGAACAAGTCCGAGGAGTCTCCAGTTTGGTTCCAATTGCCGTACAATTCTTTCTTCAGAAAAGGGGCCGTTGGGGATCACAAAAACCACCTTAGTGATGAGATTATAGAACGCATTGATGCACTTACTATAGAGAAGTTTCATTCCGTAGGTTTCATGTATGGgatttgatctaattattaGGTTGCTATGTTGATTTTTTCACAcctaagtttttatttatttgtatggagaaagagaataaaatttgagaaacACCGTGGTTCTCAAATCTTTT
This genomic stretch from Sesamum indicum cultivar Zhongzhi No. 13 linkage group LG16, S_indicum_v1.0, whole genome shotgun sequence harbors:
- the LOC105178618 gene encoding uncharacterized protein LOC105178618, with the protein product MAEMRGNPLPEKLQLCGSDHPGMVLVSAPLTGNNYLNWSFGIKRALRAKMKLGFINGTSIKPNIDDSFSEQWIRVDSMVTTWILKSISKDIVEAFMYTKSFRSLWLDLEQRYGECNGPQLYQLQRQICSMTQGSSSLSTYFTNMKHLWMKWES
- the LOC105178620 gene encoding cytosolic sulfotransferase 5-like, whose product is MELNSLSEGKWWGDDCLRHVDGFWLLPQFVEPIDRVVKHFRPLPSDIILASFPKTGTTWLKSLLFAIVHRTSKHRLAMKNPHELVPNLEVQVYTASDEPLTTNPCSRHRIFSTHIPYQLLAKTLDSSDCRIVYVTRNPKDTLVSTWYFVNKWKKAEKEPWPLEVAAEKFCDGLVPCGPYYDHVMGYKKLSSEKPKKLFFITYEELMSDPISHVKNLAEFLGCPFEGEHEVEEVVKCCSFRVLSEHEVNKSEESPVWFQLPYNSFFRKGAVGDHKNHLSDEIIERIDALTIEKFHSVGFMYGI
- the LOC105178540 gene encoding malonyl-coenzyme:anthocyanin 5-O-glucoside-6'''-O-malonyltransferase; its protein translation is MAETRENPMAAALIERCEIAPSPDTVAELTLPLLHFDITWLYFHPVKRLLFYGFPCSKHQFLETIVPKLKESLLRTLNHFLPLAGNIVHPIKSGRPFSRFVVGDSVTLTIAECNKDFKHLTGNHPRVSDELYACVPQLPPAKHSSDAVILRVLALQVTLFPGHGVCLGFTNHHSIGDASTIVRFIKAWASVNRFGGDAKLIDEKSLPFYDRTAVADPDGLDSSYWDLLKRSSSVEPRRLSFPLNKVRATFVIRKDDIEKLKAFLLRRRPEMHITAFTVTCALVWVCLVKAEAGAVPDDEPEYFGFAADCRGRLNPPLPATYFGNCLAFVKAESTHGLLRGKEGFLVAAESLGLAIQKTVYNEKGILDGAEDWPVEFRKLIGKRLFGVAGSPRFDLYDADYGWGRPKKFESPSIDAETSMSLCKSRNFEGGLEFGLSRTKKKLDSFAAVFTETLRNL